The Streptomyces europaeiscabiei genome window below encodes:
- a CDS encoding histone-like nucleoid-structuring protein Lsr2 encodes MAQRVVVTLSDDIDGSEAAETIAFGLDGKSYEIDLNEANAKKLRKALAPYVDAGRKRSRSGQTYKQTQVAPDPAAVRAWAQANKLDVPARGRIPKRVYEAFAEAQ; translated from the coding sequence GTGGCGCAGCGTGTCGTGGTCACTCTCTCCGACGACATCGACGGCTCGGAAGCGGCGGAGACGATCGCCTTCGGACTCGACGGCAAGTCGTACGAGATCGACCTGAACGAAGCCAATGCCAAGAAACTGCGTAAGGCGCTCGCGCCCTACGTCGACGCCGGCCGCAAGCGGTCGAGGTCGGGCCAGACGTACAAGCAGACCCAGGTCGCCCCGGACCCGGCGGCCGTCCGCGCCTGGGCCCAGGCCAACAAGCTGGACGTCCCCGCACGCGGCCGGATCCCCAAGAGGGTCTACGAGGCGTTCGCCGAGGCCCAGTAG